A single window of Luteipulveratus halotolerans DNA harbors:
- a CDS encoding IclR family transcriptional regulator, whose translation MSTDTGRERRTGGVQSLERAFAVLEAMADAGGAVTLSQLATETDLPLPTIHRLVRTLVDLGYVRQEASRQYILGPRLIRLGETSSRMLGRWARPQMERLAHDLGESVNLALLDGDQVVYVGQVMASRNSMRMFTEVGRRALPHSTGVGKALMAQMPEADVHALLARTGMPAATPHTLTDEPTLLAELATIRERGYALDEGEQEVGVRCVAVAVPSSMQPLALSVSGPLPRMGDDVVEAAVGPLTDAAARIADEISRWG comes from the coding sequence ATGAGCACCGACACCGGTCGTGAGCGGCGCACGGGCGGCGTCCAGAGCCTGGAGCGGGCGTTCGCCGTCCTGGAGGCGATGGCGGACGCCGGTGGAGCGGTCACGTTGTCGCAGCTGGCCACCGAGACCGACCTCCCGCTGCCGACGATCCACCGGCTCGTCCGCACGCTCGTCGACCTCGGTTACGTCCGCCAGGAGGCCTCGCGCCAGTACATCCTCGGCCCGCGCCTGATCCGGCTCGGCGAGACGTCGTCACGGATGCTCGGCCGGTGGGCACGCCCTCAGATGGAGCGCCTCGCCCACGATCTCGGCGAGTCGGTCAACCTCGCGCTGCTCGACGGTGACCAGGTCGTCTACGTCGGCCAGGTCATGGCGTCGCGCAACTCGATGCGCATGTTCACCGAGGTCGGCCGCCGGGCGCTGCCGCACTCCACCGGCGTCGGCAAGGCTCTGATGGCGCAGATGCCCGAGGCCGACGTGCATGCGCTGCTCGCTCGCACCGGAATGCCTGCCGCCACTCCTCACACGCTCACGGACGAGCCGACGCTGCTGGCCGAGCTGGCGACGATCCGCGAGCGCGGCTACGCGCTCGACGAGGGAGAGCAGGAGGTCGGCGTACGCTGCGTCGCCGTCGCCGTCCCCTCCTCGATGCAGCCGCTGGCCCTGTCGGTCTCCGGCCCGCTGCCGCGCATGGGTGACGACGTGGTCGAGGCGGCGGTCGGGCCACTCACCGACGCCGCCGCCCGCATCGCCGACGAGATCTCACGCTGGGGCTGA